One Tunturibacter gelidoferens genomic region harbors:
- a CDS encoding NIPSNAP family protein — MRTFELRVYKLRTKDALDFYMEQIYPRHLSSFPLFGIEAHGFWTAKEDVEPRFFVLASYAAGEEPGEVVRRYMQSTEFAEDIRNFDVSDIVGVESTILIPSTSSPLK; from the coding sequence ATGCGAACCTTTGAACTTCGCGTGTACAAACTGCGCACCAAAGACGCGCTCGATTTCTACATGGAGCAGATTTATCCCCGTCATCTCAGCAGCTTTCCGCTGTTCGGGATTGAGGCCCACGGCTTCTGGACTGCCAAGGAGGATGTCGAGCCAAGGTTCTTCGTGCTGGCCTCCTATGCGGCGGGCGAAGAACCCGGCGAGGTCGTTCGGCGGTATATGCAAAGCACAGAATTCGCTGAGGACATCAGGAACTTTGATGTATCAGACATCGTTGGCGTTGAATCGACAATCCTTATACCTTCAACAAGCTCCCCTCTTAAATGA
- the kdpB gene encoding potassium-transporting ATPase subunit KdpB — protein sequence MANTRKRSLWDSKIVRRALVDALVKLSPRTMMKNPVMFVVEIGSVITTIYLLRDSLSHRGSFQFDLQITLWLWFTVLFANFAEAMAEGRGKAQADALRRAKSETTAVRLRIDGSTEEVPSSDLRAGDHVIVIAGNMIPGDGEVIEGVASVDESAITGESAPVIREAGGDRSAVTGGTRCLSDQIKVKITSNPGETFLDRMIALVEGAERQKTPNEIALNILLAGLTIIFLLAVVTLQPIAIYSTAPQTVFVLISLLVCLIPTTIGGLLSAIGIAGMDRLVQHNVLAMSGRAVEAAGDVNTLLLDKTGTITLGNRQAAEFIPAPGVSKDQLADAAQLSSLPDETPEGRSIVVLAKELYGLRGRELSELQAEFVPFSAVTRMSGVNLDGRIIRKGSTDAIAAFLKENGGSLPDEVRAAVETVARSGGTPLVVAENRQALGVIHLKDIVKGGMKERFAQLRSMGIRTIMITGDNPLTAAAIAREAGVDDFLAEAKPKDKMDLIRREQAEGKLVAMTGDGTNDAPALAQADVGVAMNTGTQAAKEAGNMVDLDSNPTKLIEIVEIGKQLLMTRGALTTFSIANDVAKYFAIIPAMFAATFPVLSALNIMHLKTPQSAILSAVIFNALIIVGLIPLALRGVGYKAMSAEALLQRNLFIYGFGGLVAPFLGIKLIDIIITAIHLA from the coding sequence ATGGCAAATACCCGCAAACGCTCCTTATGGGACAGCAAAATAGTACGCCGCGCGCTGGTCGACGCGTTAGTCAAGCTGAGTCCGCGCACGATGATGAAGAATCCGGTGATGTTCGTTGTTGAGATCGGCAGCGTGATTACCACTATCTATCTGCTTCGCGATAGTCTCTCGCATCGCGGGTCGTTTCAATTCGATCTGCAGATTACGTTGTGGCTCTGGTTCACCGTACTATTCGCGAACTTTGCGGAAGCGATGGCGGAAGGCCGCGGCAAGGCGCAGGCGGACGCGCTGCGGCGTGCGAAGTCGGAGACGACTGCAGTGCGGCTTCGCATAGACGGGAGCACGGAGGAGGTTCCCAGCTCGGATCTGCGGGCGGGGGATCATGTCATTGTTATTGCTGGTAATATGATCCCCGGCGATGGCGAAGTAATCGAAGGCGTGGCTTCGGTGGATGAGTCGGCGATCACGGGTGAGTCTGCGCCAGTGATTCGCGAAGCTGGTGGAGATCGGTCCGCGGTTACTGGTGGAACGCGGTGTTTATCGGACCAGATCAAGGTGAAGATTACATCTAACCCCGGTGAGACATTTCTGGATCGCATGATTGCGCTGGTTGAAGGCGCGGAGCGACAGAAGACTCCGAATGAGATCGCTCTGAACATCCTCCTTGCGGGCTTGACGATCATCTTCTTGCTAGCTGTGGTGACGTTGCAGCCGATCGCGATCTATTCGACTGCGCCGCAGACGGTGTTTGTGCTGATCTCGTTGCTGGTGTGTCTGATTCCGACGACGATTGGCGGGCTGCTTTCGGCGATTGGGATTGCTGGGATGGATCGGCTGGTGCAGCATAATGTGCTGGCGATGTCGGGGCGCGCGGTTGAAGCGGCGGGTGATGTGAATACGCTTCTGCTGGATAAGACGGGAACAATTACGCTGGGCAACCGTCAGGCTGCGGAGTTTATTCCTGCGCCTGGAGTGAGCAAGGATCAGCTTGCGGATGCGGCGCAGTTGTCGTCGCTTCCGGATGAGACGCCGGAGGGGCGCAGCATTGTGGTGTTGGCCAAGGAGTTGTACGGTCTTCGCGGGCGCGAGTTGAGCGAGTTGCAGGCGGAGTTTGTGCCGTTCAGCGCGGTAACGAGAATGTCGGGCGTTAACCTTGATGGGCGGATTATTCGGAAGGGTTCGACCGACGCGATTGCCGCATTTTTGAAGGAGAATGGCGGAAGTTTACCGGATGAGGTGCGCGCAGCGGTTGAGACGGTTGCCCGTAGTGGGGGTACGCCGCTGGTGGTGGCGGAGAATCGGCAGGCACTGGGCGTGATCCATCTGAAGGACATTGTGAAGGGTGGAATGAAGGAGCGGTTCGCGCAGCTTCGGTCGATGGGGATTCGGACGATCATGATTACCGGAGATAATCCGCTGACTGCGGCGGCGATTGCGCGTGAGGCCGGTGTCGACGACTTTCTCGCGGAGGCGAAGCCCAAGGACAAGATGGACCTGATTCGCCGCGAGCAGGCTGAGGGCAAGCTGGTTGCGATGACGGGCGATGGAACCAATGACGCTCCTGCGCTGGCGCAGGCTGATGTGGGCGTTGCGATGAACACAGGCACGCAGGCGGCGAAGGAGGCGGGGAATATGGTCGACCTCGACTCGAACCCGACGAAGCTGATCGAGATTGTGGAGATCGGAAAGCAGTTGCTGATGACTCGTGGTGCGCTGACGACGTTCTCGATCGCAAATGATGTTGCGAAGTACTTTGCGATTATTCCGGCGATGTTCGCTGCTACGTTTCCGGTGTTGAGTGCGTTGAATATCATGCATCTGAAGACACCGCAGTCGGCGATTCTCTCGGCGGTGATCTTCAACGCGTTGATCATTGTTGGGCTGATTCCGCTGGCGCTGAGGGGCGTTGGTTATAAGGCGATGTCGGCGGAGGCGTTGTTGCAGCGCAATCTGTTTATCTACGGATTCGGCGGACTTGTTGCTCCTTTTCTTGGTATCAAGCTCATCGACATCATCATCACTGCCATTCATCTGGCCTAA
- a CDS encoding TetR-like C-terminal domain-containing protein, whose translation MEKARKRVKRGGTVESVAAAYLEFAASSPALYEVMFSLSLSVPFDDAATPPELRFAFSQLLELFPGQSSKSEVISELFWASLHGIAELTRTKRFPRSRQKERVRALVELFTFPR comes from the coding sequence TTGGAGAAGGCACGGAAACGGGTTAAGCGTGGAGGTACTGTCGAATCGGTCGCGGCCGCGTATCTGGAGTTCGCCGCGTCTTCACCCGCACTGTATGAAGTGATGTTTTCGCTCAGCCTGAGCGTGCCATTCGATGACGCGGCTACTCCTCCGGAGCTGCGTTTCGCGTTTTCCCAACTCCTGGAGTTGTTTCCGGGGCAGAGCTCGAAGTCAGAGGTTATATCGGAACTGTTTTGGGCGAGCCTCCATGGTATCGCCGAGCTAACAAGAACCAAGCGATTTCCGCGCAGCCGTCAGAAAGAGCGCGTGAGGGCGCTCGTCGAGCTCTTCACTTTCCCAAGATGA
- a CDS encoding outer membrane beta-barrel protein, with product MSNKSTSNRFAKLAKDLIPGIKISALLCVVSFAASHLHAQALPTATSAGVLQAGGEFNYANSDYVPQKIKGGGAYVGFDFKYHYGIEAEFHQINDPDPTTQIYERTYEIGPRYVLHFHRIEPFAKVMYGRGVFNYPEVPSLTPGGPPQGNAANLAYNIAAAGIGVDYRLTRSINVRAEYEFQKWFGFPPNGLSPQVLGIGAAYRFH from the coding sequence ATGAGTAACAAATCGACTTCAAACAGATTCGCAAAGCTTGCAAAGGATCTCATCCCGGGAATCAAGATCTCTGCCCTGCTCTGCGTCGTGAGCTTCGCCGCCTCACACCTCCACGCCCAGGCACTTCCAACCGCCACCAGCGCCGGAGTCCTTCAGGCGGGCGGCGAGTTCAACTACGCCAACTCCGACTACGTGCCGCAAAAGATCAAAGGCGGAGGCGCATACGTAGGCTTTGACTTCAAATATCACTATGGAATCGAAGCCGAGTTCCATCAGATCAATGACCCCGACCCCACCACACAGATATACGAACGCACCTACGAGATCGGCCCGCGCTACGTCCTGCACTTTCACAGAATAGAACCCTTCGCCAAGGTCATGTACGGCCGCGGCGTCTTCAACTATCCGGAGGTCCCGAGCCTCACCCCCGGCGGTCCCCCACAAGGCAACGCCGCCAACCTCGCCTACAACATCGCCGCCGCAGGCATCGGAGTCGACTACCGCCTGACACGCTCCATCAACGTGCGCGCAGAGTATGAGTTTCAAAAATGGTTCGGCTTCCCGCCAAACGGTCTTTCCCCGCAGGTCTTGGGAATCGGCGCAGCCTACCGCTTCCACTAA
- a CDS encoding DUF1772 domain-containing protein → MEEFMMEVLNVVAIIVAGLMVGSELAIAAFVHPTLDKLPDDVHLPAASALARVQGRFMPFWYILVFLLTLAELVIQWHQSGRLPIWITTSAVLWILAILYTVTALVPINNRIASWEKSTPPADWKTYRSRWDLLHRWRVVLLTIAFAFLIVGFVCK, encoded by the coding sequence ATGGAGGAATTCATGATGGAAGTCCTAAATGTCGTTGCAATTATCGTCGCTGGATTGATGGTTGGATCTGAACTGGCCATCGCCGCGTTTGTTCATCCAACGCTCGATAAACTTCCGGATGATGTTCATCTGCCAGCCGCAAGCGCCCTCGCTCGTGTGCAGGGGAGGTTCATGCCGTTTTGGTACATTCTTGTATTTTTGCTTACTTTAGCCGAGCTTGTAATCCAATGGCACCAATCTGGTCGCTTACCGATCTGGATCACTACATCGGCCGTTTTGTGGATTTTGGCGATTTTGTATACGGTCACCGCCCTCGTGCCGATCAACAACCGTATCGCATCGTGGGAAAAGTCCACTCCGCCTGCCGATTGGAAGACTTACCGGAGCAGATGGGATCTGCTTCACCGCTGGCGTGTTGTTCTCCTCACGATAGCTTTCGCGTTTCTAATCGTGGGATTCGTTTGCAAGTAG
- a CDS encoding DUF4267 domain-containing protein, which translates to MRNAIPLSLAALMAVAIIVIGCFYLISPERMTGSFGLEPPASDADTRAWLRLKGIRDIASGLVVLTMMLTMGTRSVGIALLVLAITPLGDMSIVLGSGGSRSKALSIHGVTCAVMLVVGLLLIHAI; encoded by the coding sequence ATGCGTAACGCCATACCGCTTTCTCTAGCTGCTCTCATGGCTGTGGCGATCATTGTCATCGGTTGTTTCTACCTTATATCTCCTGAACGAATGACAGGATCATTTGGTCTTGAGCCGCCTGCATCCGATGCTGACACTCGTGCCTGGCTACGCCTTAAAGGAATTCGGGACATCGCATCTGGATTGGTCGTGCTGACGATGATGCTGACCATGGGTACGCGGTCGGTAGGCATAGCCCTACTCGTATTAGCCATCACCCCTCTTGGCGACATGTCAATCGTTCTGGGGTCGGGCGGGTCGAGGTCGAAAGCGCTCTCAATTCATGGCGTAACCTGCGCGGTGATGCTGGTCGTTGGCCTCTTGTTGATCCATGCCATTTGA
- a CDS encoding NF038122 family metalloprotease, which yields MIITPTFTSGFDTNFGVNATAAKAAWTAAAKVFTDAFSDDIHVNITVDAVTKATVFGESFPATVSISYADLYDQVVAYASTQNDAIAIGPGGSMTATDPTNGAGTWQLMRAQAKALGHIPDDMTDDGGTTFGVGNSFTFSGPIAPGTFDFQGVAAHEISEVMGRTGLSGGNNSFSLIDCFSYTGAGMKSLGGGAGNFFSIDNGVTLLKEFNDSAANHLDTRDWAGGTNDSFNQFSDSGVVNPVSAVDLQLMDVIGYGRVDPIGSLIETVGQISFLRAHELGSGYGKSPNFLDCEVVVQLAEEPLRAFGFQLRADPNGPTRREMFDMLRSAFIAGRPIRLDYVTIGPRAGEIIRVANP from the coding sequence TTGATTATCACTCCCACATTCACGTCCGGGTTCGACACGAATTTCGGAGTCAACGCAACGGCGGCCAAGGCAGCATGGACGGCGGCGGCCAAGGTCTTCACCGACGCATTCTCTGACGACATTCACGTCAATATCACGGTTGACGCGGTAACAAAGGCGACAGTTTTCGGAGAGAGCTTTCCGGCGACCGTGTCTATCTCGTATGCCGATCTTTACGATCAGGTCGTTGCATACGCATCGACGCAAAACGATGCCATCGCGATCGGCCCTGGCGGCTCGATGACCGCAACCGATCCCACCAATGGCGCCGGAACCTGGCAGCTGATGCGAGCGCAAGCCAAAGCGCTTGGCCATATTCCCGATGATATGACTGACGATGGAGGCACGACCTTCGGAGTGGGAAACTCTTTCACGTTCTCCGGTCCAATCGCCCCGGGAACATTTGATTTTCAGGGTGTTGCTGCACATGAGATCTCCGAAGTGATGGGCCGCACCGGCCTCTCCGGCGGAAACAATTCGTTCAGTCTGATCGACTGTTTTTCCTACACTGGTGCCGGAATGAAGTCACTCGGCGGTGGTGCCGGGAACTTCTTCTCGATCGACAACGGGGTCACCCTGCTGAAGGAGTTTAATGATTCTGCCGCAAATCATTTAGATACCCGGGATTGGGCGGGAGGCACCAACGACTCGTTCAATCAGTTTTCCGACTCAGGTGTGGTCAATCCCGTCTCGGCTGTCGACTTGCAGCTTATGGATGTAATCGGGTACGGCAGGGTCGATCCGATCGGGAGTCTGATCGAGACGGTGGGCCAGATCTCGTTCCTGCGGGCTCACGAACTCGGCAGCGGATACGGCAAATCGCCAAATTTTCTCGACTGTGAGGTGGTCGTGCAGCTCGCTGAGGAACCGCTGCGTGCGTTCGGCTTTCAACTGCGTGCCGACCCGAACGGACCCACGCGCAGAGAGATGTTCGACATGCTTCGATCCGCCTTCATCGCCGGGCGGCCAATCCGGCTCGATTACGTTACCATCGGCCCCCGCGCAGGTGAAATCATTCGCGTCGCGAACCCATAG
- the kdpA gene encoding potassium-transporting ATPase subunit KdpA yields the protein MTANGWFQVFVFFALILVCAKPLGLYMARVFEREQTWVDVIFRPLERLVYRLTGIDETHEMTWSEYAVVMLLFSLVSMLATYAVERLQQWLPLNPQHLTSVTPDLALNTAASFTTNTNWQSYVPETTMSYLTQMLTLAYHNFFSAAVGMALAVALIRGISRRESKTLGNFWVDATRASLWVLLPGCLIYALLLVSQGVVQNFRPYDQAKLVQAQTTTATGSDGKTTTQTVTTQSIAQGPVASQEAIKMLGTNGGGFFNTNSAHPFENPTPLSNLMQMFSIFLIPAGLTVTLGRMTRAPKHGWAVFAAMSALFFVGVFVAYYAEAQTNPLLHSVDQHVSTMQAGGNMEGKEVRFGIANSALFATVTTDASCGAVNAMHDSFMPLGGLVPMVNIMLGEVIFGGVGAGLYGMLIFVVLAVFIAGLMVGRTPEYLGKKIESYDVKMAMLYVLIFPLSILGFSAVTLMMPQLGLSSLANTGPHGLSEILYAYTSATGNNGSAFAGLSANTHWYNLSLAAAMLIGRFLMIVPMLAIAGSLAKKKLVPPSPGTFPVHTPLFTVLLVGVVLIVGALTFFPAISLGPILEHLMMHAGKSF from the coding sequence ATGACCGCGAACGGCTGGTTTCAGGTTTTCGTCTTTTTTGCATTGATATTGGTATGTGCAAAGCCACTGGGTCTGTACATGGCTCGCGTCTTCGAGCGCGAACAGACCTGGGTAGATGTTATCTTTCGTCCGCTGGAGCGACTCGTCTATCGCCTGACGGGCATCGACGAAACGCATGAGATGACCTGGAGCGAATATGCGGTTGTCATGTTGCTCTTCAGCCTGGTCTCAATGTTGGCAACGTATGCGGTAGAGCGGCTGCAGCAGTGGCTGCCCCTCAATCCTCAGCATCTCACATCTGTAACTCCTGATCTTGCATTGAACACGGCGGCGTCTTTTACGACGAATACCAACTGGCAGTCCTATGTGCCTGAGACGACGATGAGCTATTTAACTCAGATGCTCACCCTTGCTTACCATAACTTCTTCTCGGCGGCTGTCGGAATGGCTTTGGCGGTTGCGCTGATCCGTGGTATTTCGCGGCGAGAGTCGAAGACCCTGGGAAATTTTTGGGTTGATGCGACGCGCGCCTCGTTGTGGGTTCTACTTCCAGGTTGTTTGATCTATGCGCTCTTGTTGGTCTCGCAAGGCGTAGTGCAGAACTTTCGCCCCTACGATCAGGCAAAGCTCGTGCAGGCGCAGACGACAACTGCCACAGGCTCTGACGGTAAGACGACGACACAAACTGTGACGACGCAGAGCATTGCGCAGGGCCCGGTTGCTTCTCAGGAAGCGATCAAGATGCTAGGGACAAATGGTGGAGGGTTCTTTAATACAAACAGCGCACACCCGTTCGAGAACCCAACGCCTCTCTCTAATTTGATGCAGATGTTCTCGATCTTCCTGATACCCGCCGGGCTGACAGTCACGCTGGGTCGAATGACGCGAGCGCCGAAGCATGGCTGGGCAGTCTTTGCTGCGATGTCTGCGCTCTTTTTTGTTGGTGTTTTTGTGGCGTACTACGCGGAGGCTCAGACAAATCCGCTTCTTCACTCGGTGGATCAGCATGTTTCGACGATGCAGGCCGGCGGCAATATGGAAGGCAAGGAAGTACGGTTCGGCATCGCCAACTCCGCATTGTTTGCGACAGTGACAACGGATGCAAGCTGCGGTGCGGTGAACGCCATGCACGATTCGTTTATGCCGCTCGGAGGTTTGGTCCCGATGGTCAACATCATGCTGGGCGAGGTGATCTTCGGTGGGGTGGGAGCGGGGCTCTATGGGATGTTGATCTTCGTCGTACTGGCTGTCTTTATAGCCGGTTTGATGGTTGGGCGGACGCCTGAGTATCTGGGCAAGAAGATCGAATCGTATGACGTGAAGATGGCCATGCTTTATGTGCTGATCTTTCCTTTGTCGATTCTGGGATTTTCGGCGGTGACCCTGATGATGCCGCAACTTGGCCTCTCGTCGCTGGCGAACACGGGACCTCATGGTCTATCGGAGATTCTCTACGCCTACACGTCAGCGACTGGAAATAACGGATCCGCTTTCGCGGGCCTTAGTGCGAATACGCATTGGTACAACTTATCGCTGGCGGCAGCGATGCTGATCGGCCGATTCCTGATGATCGTTCCGATGCTGGCTATCGCCGGTAGTCTGGCGAAGAAGAAGCTGGTTCCTCCATCGCCGGGAACTTTTCCTGTTCATACGCCGCTATTCACGGTGCTTTTGGTGGGCGTTGTTCTTATCGTTGGCGCGCTTACTTTCTTTCCCGCTATCTCGCTCGGTCCAATTCTTGAGCACCTAATGATGCACGCTGGCAAAAGCTTCTAG
- the kdpC gene encoding potassium-transporting ATPase subunit KdpC: MRRNLITAVLYTVVTTVLFGLVYPFVVTGLAQVLFHDKANGQLLYAGGQLVGSRLIGQSFTAPQYFHSRPSEAGIGYDAANSSGSNLGPTNKKLIDRVAGDVAALQVDHPGANVPIDLVTASGSGLDPHITPAAAEFQVARVARERRLSEDAVRRLVAQHTEGRQLGFLGESRVNVLMLNLDLDQAAPAQR; the protein is encoded by the coding sequence ATGCGTCGCAATCTGATCACCGCTGTGCTTTATACCGTTGTTACGACTGTTTTGTTCGGCTTGGTCTATCCGTTTGTTGTGACCGGACTGGCGCAGGTGCTGTTTCATGACAAGGCTAACGGGCAGCTTCTTTATGCGGGTGGGCAGCTCGTTGGCTCGCGTCTTATCGGTCAGTCGTTTACGGCTCCGCAGTACTTTCATTCGCGGCCTTCGGAGGCGGGCATTGGATACGATGCTGCGAACTCGAGTGGGTCGAATCTTGGTCCGACGAACAAGAAGCTGATCGACCGGGTAGCGGGGGATGTGGCGGCGTTGCAGGTCGATCATCCTGGAGCGAACGTGCCGATTGATCTGGTCACGGCTTCGGGATCGGGACTGGATCCTCACATTACGCCAGCGGCTGCGGAGTTTCAGGTGGCTCGCGTTGCGCGGGAGCGACGTTTGAGCGAAGATGCTGTGCGACGTCTGGTGGCACAACATACCGAGGGGCGTCAGCTTGGGTTTCTCGGAGAGTCGCGGGTGAATGTGTTGATGCTGAATCTGGATCTCGATCAGGCGGCTCCTGCGCAAAGATAG
- the kdpF gene encoding K(+)-transporting ATPase subunit F, translating to MIETLLLGLVTVLLLIYLVYALLRPEKF from the coding sequence ATGATCGAGACATTGCTGCTTGGCCTGGTAACCGTACTGTTACTGATCTATCTGGTTTATGCGCTGCTGCGCCCTGAAAAGTTTTAA
- a CDS encoding glycoside hydrolase family 31 protein: MNGLRFGRVAVLFVLGCVMSVPGLSAQSATGEKGDLISLNRATSAAALPNGLELRDGEARVQITALREDVLRIRVSKTGKMPEDASWAVLPGSRTSSVATAYRAEASKAGFRTKALQVSVDRATLAVTISDGSGGVLLQDARPVEFHGDHFRVYKRMPAEEHYFGLGDKTGPLDRRGGAYEMWNTDQYRFQESSDPLYKAIPFFVADNAGRSYGLFLDNTWRTSFDFGKEDSEAYSFGADGGPIDYYFIYGPKPKQVMEGYAWLTGLTPLPPRWSLGFQQSRYSYMTEARAREVADRMRVDRIPCDALYLDIDFQDRNAPFTVNQQAFPKFPEFIQELKEKHFNLVLITDLHIADRANQGYAPYGTGLAGDHFVKNPDGSVFVGKVWPGPSVFPDFTRKESRVWWGTLYKDFYEDGAAGFWNDMNEPSVFETPSKTMPLDVVHRIDEPGFVPRTARHAEIHNVYGMENSRGTYEGLLALKPNQRPFVLTRATYAGGQRYASTWTGDNSSSWNHLRMSTPMLLNLGLSGFSMAGDDIGGYAGSSTQDLLTKWIEVGEFNPIYRDHTEKFTADQEPWVGGPEVEAVRRKYIEDRYRLMPYLYTLAEENSRTGVPMMRPLFLEFPDATADKHPLDLDAANEFMLGPDLLIAPAPYPEAPDSYAVTFPPVGWYDYWTGAKVAASAREAVVVSTGAALGVGALQSVKIKPEVNVLPVFVRAGSILPFAPLVESTQEKPDGPLTLKVYPGEGCAGSLYQDDGISFAYKEKDFLRVKYSCESTGDGLRLHVGAREGSFQPWWNRVEVTIFGWNVAPGKITYGGEAIANSRFDEAMHSLTILLPERPEGGELEVAGR; the protein is encoded by the coding sequence ATGAATGGATTGCGTTTTGGAAGAGTTGCTGTCCTGTTTGTTTTGGGCTGCGTGATGAGTGTTCCCGGTCTGTCGGCACAGAGCGCAACGGGTGAAAAGGGCGATCTGATTTCGCTGAATCGTGCGACGAGTGCTGCGGCGCTGCCGAATGGCTTAGAGCTGAGGGATGGCGAGGCGAGGGTTCAGATTACCGCGCTGCGAGAGGATGTTCTGCGTATTCGAGTCTCGAAGACGGGGAAGATGCCGGAGGATGCGTCGTGGGCTGTGCTTCCGGGCTCGCGAACAAGCTCCGTCGCCACGGCCTATCGCGCGGAGGCGAGCAAGGCTGGTTTTCGTACGAAGGCACTGCAGGTTTCTGTGGACCGCGCGACGCTTGCCGTCACGATCAGCGATGGGAGCGGCGGAGTTTTGTTGCAGGATGCGCGACCGGTTGAGTTTCACGGCGATCACTTCCGCGTCTACAAGAGGATGCCGGCAGAGGAGCACTACTTTGGCCTGGGAGATAAGACGGGGCCGCTTGATCGCAGAGGTGGTGCCTACGAGATGTGGAATACAGATCAATATCGCTTTCAGGAGAGCAGCGATCCGCTTTATAAGGCGATTCCGTTTTTTGTCGCGGACAATGCGGGGAGATCGTACGGGTTGTTTCTGGATAACACGTGGCGGACGAGCTTTGATTTTGGGAAGGAAGACTCGGAGGCTTACTCGTTTGGCGCCGATGGCGGACCGATTGACTACTACTTTATCTATGGCCCGAAGCCGAAGCAGGTGATGGAGGGTTATGCCTGGTTGACTGGTCTTACGCCGCTGCCTCCGCGGTGGTCACTGGGCTTTCAGCAGTCGCGCTACTCCTACATGACGGAGGCGCGGGCGCGCGAGGTGGCAGACCGTATGCGCGTTGATCGGATTCCTTGTGATGCACTCTATCTGGACATCGACTTTCAGGATCGGAACGCGCCGTTCACGGTGAATCAGCAGGCGTTTCCGAAGTTTCCGGAGTTTATTCAGGAGTTGAAGGAGAAGCACTTCAACCTGGTGTTGATTACGGATCTGCATATTGCGGATCGAGCGAATCAGGGATACGCGCCTTACGGCACGGGGTTAGCGGGCGATCATTTTGTGAAAAATCCGGATGGGTCGGTGTTTGTGGGCAAGGTGTGGCCGGGGCCATCGGTGTTTCCTGATTTCACAAGGAAAGAGTCGCGGGTGTGGTGGGGAACTCTCTATAAAGACTTCTATGAGGATGGAGCGGCGGGGTTTTGGAACGACATGAACGAACCTTCGGTGTTCGAGACCCCATCGAAGACGATGCCGCTGGATGTGGTGCATCGGATCGATGAGCCGGGCTTTGTGCCGAGGACTGCGCGTCATGCGGAGATTCACAACGTGTATGGCATGGAGAACTCGCGGGGGACCTATGAAGGCCTGCTCGCGTTGAAGCCGAACCAGCGGCCTTTTGTTTTGACTCGGGCTACTTACGCGGGCGGTCAGCGGTATGCGTCGACTTGGACGGGAGATAACTCGAGCAGCTGGAATCACCTTCGCATGAGTACGCCGATGCTTCTGAACCTTGGCCTGAGCGGGTTTTCGATGGCGGGTGACGATATTGGAGGCTATGCGGGTTCGTCCACGCAGGATCTGCTGACGAAGTGGATTGAGGTGGGGGAGTTCAATCCAATCTATCGCGACCACACCGAAAAGTTCACGGCGGATCAGGAGCCGTGGGTGGGTGGTCCTGAGGTAGAGGCGGTTCGGAGGAAGTACATTGAGGATCGGTATCGGTTGATGCCGTACCTTTATACGTTGGCGGAGGAGAACTCCCGCACAGGTGTTCCGATGATGCGGCCTCTGTTTCTGGAGTTTCCTGATGCGACTGCAGACAAGCATCCGCTTGATCTTGATGCTGCCAATGAGTTTATGCTTGGACCGGATCTGTTGATCGCGCCTGCGCCTTATCCTGAGGCGCCGGATAGCTATGCGGTAACGTTTCCTCCGGTGGGTTGGTATGACTACTGGACGGGAGCGAAAGTTGCGGCTAGTGCTCGTGAGGCGGTGGTGGTGAGTACGGGTGCGGCGCTGGGAGTGGGTGCGCTTCAGTCGGTGAAGATTAAGCCTGAGGTGAATGTGTTGCCCGTGTTTGTTCGGGCGGGGTCGATCCTGCCGTTTGCGCCGCTGGTCGAGAGTACGCAGGAGAAGCCGGATGGTCCGCTGACGCTGAAGGTCTATCCGGGCGAGGGATGCGCGGGCTCACTGTATCAGGATGACGGAATCAGCTTCGCATATAAGGAGAAGGATTTTCTGCGCGTGAAGTATAGCTGCGAATCGACTGGCGATGGTTTGCGCCTTCACGTTGGGGCGCGAGAGGGGAGTTTTCAGCCCTGGTGGAATCGGGTAGAGGTGACCATCTTCGGTTGGAACGTTGCGCCGGGGAAGATTACATACGGCGGCGAAGCGATTGCGAACTCTAGATTCGATGAGGCGATGCACTCGCTGACGATTCTGTTGCCGGAGAGGCCTGAGGGCGGGGAGTTGGAGGTTGCCGGGAGGTAG